One genomic window of Cupriavidus sp. P-10 includes the following:
- a CDS encoding YkgB family protein has protein sequence MQAITSVATTRTSEAINNHEALLRWSLVVVFLWFGGMKFTGYEAQGIAPFIENSPFMAWLIDVFGVRGASAVIGVMELSTAVTLAVGAFHHRVAVLGAAMSCATYAITLTFFVTTPGVAEPTAGGFPAISAPIGQFLLKDLVLLAASASLLRTALARWQAARSR, from the coding sequence ATGCAAGCCATCACATCCGTCGCCACAACGCGCACCAGCGAAGCCATCAACAACCACGAGGCATTGCTGCGCTGGTCTCTGGTTGTCGTCTTTCTCTGGTTCGGCGGGATGAAATTTACCGGCTACGAAGCGCAGGGGATTGCGCCGTTCATCGAGAATAGCCCCTTCATGGCCTGGCTGATCGACGTGTTCGGTGTACGTGGCGCCAGCGCTGTCATTGGCGTGATGGAACTGTCCACCGCGGTGACGCTGGCCGTCGGCGCCTTCCATCACAGGGTGGCGGTACTTGGTGCAGCCATGTCATGCGCGACATACGCGATCACGCTGACGTTCTTTGTCACCACCCCCGGCGTTGCCGAGCCGACTGCTGGCGGGTTTCCGGCGATCTCAGCGCCAATCGGCCAGTTCCTGCTGAAGGACCTCGTGCTGTTGGCAGCGTCGGCTTCCCTGCTGCGCACGGCGCTGGCACGTTGGCAGGCGGCGCGTTCCCGGTAG
- a CDS encoding DUF4142 domain-containing protein translates to MRIANVLLSSAFIFAGQAAMAQAAAPNDAQIASIVVTANQVDIDAGKLAESKGSNKDVKAFGKQMVTDHTGVNNSATALVKKLKVTPEDNPTSQSLKTGGEQNVEKLKGLKGAEFDSAYIDNEVKYHQAVLDAMDKTLIPSAKNEELKALLVKVRPAFVAHLEHAKSIQAALARK, encoded by the coding sequence ATGAGAATCGCGAACGTCCTTCTCTCCAGCGCTTTCATCTTCGCGGGCCAGGCAGCAATGGCCCAGGCGGCCGCACCCAATGACGCGCAGATTGCCTCCATTGTGGTAACGGCGAATCAGGTCGATATCGATGCAGGCAAGCTCGCAGAATCCAAGGGCTCCAACAAGGACGTCAAGGCATTCGGCAAACAGATGGTGACGGACCATACCGGTGTCAACAATTCCGCCACCGCGCTTGTCAAGAAACTGAAAGTCACGCCCGAGGACAACCCGACCAGTCAAAGCCTGAAAACCGGCGGGGAGCAGAATGTCGAGAAGCTGAAGGGCCTCAAGGGAGCGGAGTTCGATAGCGCCTACATCGATAACGAGGTCAAGTACCACCAGGCCGTGCTCGATGCCATGGATAAGACATTGATTCCCAGCGCCAAGAACGAAGAGCTGAAAGCACTGCTGGTCAAGGTGCGGCCGGCATTCGTTGCACACCTGGAGCACGCCAAGAGCATCCAGGCAGCGCTTGCCAGGAAGTAA
- a CDS encoding plastocyanin/azurin family copper-binding protein has translation MDGIRFEPQELTVKAGDAVVWINRDPFPHTATTKAGVFDSKTIAAGQSWKYRPIKAGVFPYGRSLHPTMEGTLRVVFP, from the coding sequence ATGGACGGCATACGGTTTGAGCCGCAGGAGTTGACCGTCAAAGCCGGCGATGCGGTTGTGTGGATCAACAGGGATCCCTTCCCACATACTGCTACGACAAAAGCCGGAGTCTTCGACTCGAAAACTATCGCGGCGGGCCAGTCATGGAAATATCGGCCCATCAAGGCCGGAGTCTTCCCCTATGGGCGTTCCCTGCACCCAACGATGGAGGGAACACTGCGGGTTGTGTTTCCATAG
- a CDS encoding MFS transporter: MPAALDPNGPKDNYRTLLYFGWLTLFVHLATPAGYLIDIQTSYLLKNELHATATQISAFRLITGIPVYIAFAFGLARDHWNPLGLRDRGFFLIFAPTTAAAFTWMAFAGTSYTGLVVGMLLAMLSSRFTAAAYQGLLALVGQEKLMSGRLSALSNVVSSVPVVAGAFASGLVSDHLAPQEAFLLVAMVTLLIAVFGLWNPASVFGHVYEKPQAGSADFVGNVRRLVKHKAVYPALLICFLWNFAPGSATPLQFYLSNELNASDSVYSYYNGIFAAAFIPTFLLYGVLCKKVSLNKLLWWGTIVAVPQMVPLAFIHSADLALVLAAPIGLMGGVATAAYFDLAMRSCPPGLQGTLMMLVDGVLALSARAGDLLGSWIYNSGAAHGFTLCVIATTVVYALILPLIPLTPKALIATKDGEPNSEVAADGNG, translated from the coding sequence ATGCCGGCCGCTTTAGATCCCAATGGCCCCAAGGACAATTACCGAACCCTGCTGTACTTCGGTTGGCTGACACTATTTGTCCATCTGGCGACGCCGGCCGGTTACCTGATTGATATACAGACGTCGTACCTACTCAAGAATGAGTTGCATGCGACAGCGACGCAGATCTCGGCATTCCGGCTGATTACCGGCATACCCGTGTATATTGCGTTTGCTTTTGGCCTCGCGCGCGATCATTGGAATCCGCTCGGATTGCGAGACCGCGGCTTCTTCCTGATTTTCGCTCCCACCACCGCGGCGGCATTCACCTGGATGGCGTTTGCGGGGACTTCATACACGGGACTGGTCGTCGGAATGCTGCTGGCAATGCTGTCATCCCGATTTACTGCCGCAGCCTATCAGGGGTTACTCGCACTGGTGGGCCAGGAAAAGCTCATGTCTGGGCGCCTGAGCGCTTTGTCCAACGTGGTCAGCTCCGTTCCCGTCGTTGCGGGAGCGTTCGCTTCCGGGCTCGTGTCCGATCATCTTGCCCCACAAGAGGCCTTCTTGTTAGTGGCGATGGTCACGCTGTTGATTGCCGTGTTCGGGCTCTGGAATCCCGCTTCCGTCTTCGGCCATGTGTACGAGAAGCCGCAAGCCGGGAGCGCGGATTTCGTTGGTAATGTCAGACGGCTAGTGAAGCATAAGGCCGTCTATCCAGCCCTGCTCATCTGCTTTCTGTGGAACTTTGCGCCAGGGTCTGCCACGCCGCTGCAGTTCTATCTGAGCAATGAGCTAAATGCGTCGGATTCCGTGTATTCATACTACAACGGCATCTTCGCCGCCGCGTTCATCCCGACATTCTTGCTGTACGGCGTGTTATGCAAGAAGGTATCGCTGAACAAGCTGCTGTGGTGGGGAACGATCGTCGCAGTGCCGCAGATGGTTCCGCTGGCATTCATTCACTCAGCCGATCTCGCCCTGGTGTTGGCGGCACCGATAGGGCTGATGGGCGGGGTAGCCACGGCAGCATACTTCGATCTTGCGATGCGGTCCTGTCCACCGGGCCTGCAAGGGACCTTGATGATGCTGGTCGATGGTGTTCTCGCGCTCTCGGCGCGTGCCGGGGATTTGTTGGGCTCATGGATTTATAACAGCGGCGCAGCGCACGGCTTCACGTTGTGTGTGATCGCGACTACCGTGGTGTACGCACTGATTCTCCCTTTGATTCCGCTGACACCGAAAGCATTGATTGCTACCAAGGACGGAGAACCAAATTCGGAGGTTGCGGCCGACGGCAATGGTTAG
- a CDS encoding YitT family protein — MFKQAGLLSGGTAGLAFLAHYLGGMPFSVAFFVFNLPFYWLAWKFMGGTFTFRTFVAVLLFSVEADLLPRCLSFATLDPTLAAILGGVLLGNGFLILFRHKASLGGIGILALVLQERHNWRAGHIQMAVDAAVVGAALLTVPWPRVALSILGAVVLNFVLATNHRPGRYVVQ; from the coding sequence ATGTTCAAGCAGGCAGGTTTGCTTTCGGGCGGTACGGCTGGTCTGGCATTCCTTGCCCATTACCTCGGCGGCATGCCGTTCAGCGTAGCGTTCTTCGTCTTCAACCTGCCCTTCTACTGGCTTGCATGGAAATTCATGGGTGGGACGTTCACTTTCCGGACGTTTGTGGCGGTATTGTTGTTCTCAGTCGAAGCCGACTTGCTGCCACGCTGCCTCAGCTTCGCCACGCTCGACCCCACGCTTGCTGCAATCCTGGGAGGCGTACTATTGGGCAACGGATTCCTGATTCTGTTTCGGCACAAGGCGAGCCTTGGCGGTATCGGCATCCTTGCTCTCGTGCTTCAGGAACGGCACAACTGGCGTGCCGGCCATATCCAGATGGCGGTGGATGCAGCGGTCGTCGGAGCGGCTCTCCTGACCGTTCCATGGCCGCGCGTCGCTCTCTCCATTCTCGGTGCCGTTGTCCTCAACTTTGTATTGGCGACCAACCACCGCCCGGGACGCTACGTGGTCCAGTGA
- a CDS encoding dienelactone hydrolase family protein, whose protein sequence is MRHIGQTVSFIRPDGQSVNGYLARPDLTDGAPAIIVVQEWWGLNNQIRGVADRLGRAGYYALVPDLYRGASTVEQEEAHHLMSKLNFGDAVAQDIRGAVQYLGTLSSRIGITGFCMGGALTLLSLNAIPELKAGVPFYGMPPLEAIDPANIKVPVLVHSAAQDAFFAAENFDKLEEKLRAGGVDATFHRYLAHHAFANEEAIGDGRIAGTQYDAAWAQVAWDRTLTFFARHLWR, encoded by the coding sequence ATGCGACACATCGGTCAGACTGTCTCGTTCATCCGTCCCGACGGCCAGTCGGTCAACGGCTACCTTGCCAGGCCGGATCTCACCGACGGCGCCCCGGCCATCATCGTTGTCCAGGAGTGGTGGGGGCTGAACAACCAGATTCGCGGCGTGGCCGACCGCCTTGGGCGTGCCGGCTACTACGCGCTGGTGCCGGACCTCTACCGCGGCGCCAGCACGGTCGAGCAGGAAGAGGCCCACCACCTGATGTCCAAGCTGAACTTCGGTGACGCCGTGGCGCAGGACATCCGCGGCGCCGTGCAGTACCTCGGCACCCTGAGCAGCCGCATCGGTATCACCGGCTTCTGCATGGGTGGCGCGCTGACGCTGCTGTCGCTGAACGCCATCCCCGAGCTGAAGGCAGGTGTGCCGTTCTACGGCATGCCGCCGCTGGAAGCCATCGACCCTGCCAATATCAAGGTGCCGGTGCTCGTCCACTCGGCCGCGCAGGACGCGTTCTTTGCGGCCGAGAACTTCGACAAGCTCGAGGAGAAGCTGCGCGCCGGCGGCGTCGATGCGACGTTCCACCGTTACCTCGCGCACCATGCCTTTGCCAACGAGGAAGCCATCGGCGACGGCCGCATCGCCGGTACCCAGTACGACGCCGCTTGGGCGCAGGTCGCCTGGGACCGCACACTGACGTTCTTCGCGCGCCACCTCTGGCGCTGA
- a CDS encoding MmgE/PrpD family protein: MKLDNEVDAAYPQRWIGKVRVVTVEGRELESVVRMPKGDPVNPLTDEEIEQKLLRLARFAGGASPDEIAALIRQVRDMESWRTPRLLS; this comes from the coding sequence ATGAAATTGGACAACGAGGTCGATGCCGCCTATCCGCAGCGATGGATCGGCAAGGTACGCGTGGTCACGGTCGAAGGCCGCGAGCTCGAGTCCGTCGTGCGGATGCCCAAGGGCGACCCCGTCAACCCGCTTACTGACGAGGAGATCGAGCAAAAGCTGCTGCGCCTGGCCCGCTTTGCCGGAGGAGCAAGCCCGGACGAAATCGCCGCCCTCATCCGGCAGGTCCGGGACATGGAAAGCTGGCGGACACCGCGGTTGCTGTCGTAA
- a CDS encoding MBL fold metallo-hydrolase encodes MTYGGLYLAISRYFPPKQLDYVLASHADPDIVASVGRWLSGSDCRVVISSVWARFLPHFCQAGKTSGRIETISDQGAHIPLGHGTLVAVPAHFLHSEGNFQFYDPVSKILFSGDLGAAMTGADVASTTVSDFDAHARHMLPFHQRYMSGNRACRLWAAMARTLDIDWIVPQHGPSFCGKEMVARFIDWVEGLSCGLDLLTQKNYRVPPAGATTLALAKLQCPDETVSE; translated from the coding sequence ATGACCTATGGCGGACTGTACCTGGCCATCAGCCGCTACTTTCCGCCCAAGCAGCTCGATTACGTCCTTGCCTCGCACGCCGATCCGGATATTGTCGCTTCGGTCGGCCGCTGGCTAAGCGGCTCCGACTGTCGCGTGGTGATTTCCAGCGTGTGGGCACGCTTTCTCCCGCATTTCTGCCAGGCCGGCAAGACCTCCGGCCGCATCGAGACCATTTCCGACCAGGGCGCGCACATCCCCCTCGGCCACGGCACGCTGGTGGCCGTGCCAGCGCATTTCCTTCATTCGGAGGGAAACTTCCAGTTCTACGACCCGGTCAGCAAGATCCTGTTCTCGGGCGACCTGGGCGCGGCTATGACCGGCGCCGACGTGGCCAGCACTACGGTCTCGGACTTCGACGCGCATGCGCGCCACATGCTGCCTTTCCACCAGCGCTATATGAGCGGCAACCGCGCTTGCCGACTGTGGGCCGCCATGGCGCGGACGCTCGATATCGACTGGATCGTTCCCCAACACGGACCATCGTTTTGCGGCAAGGAGATGGTGGCGCGCTTCATCGACTGGGTCGAAGGCCTGTCATGCGGGCTGGATTTACTGACTCAGAAGAACTATCGCGTGCCACCGGCCGGCGCCACGACGCTTGCGCTCGCGAAACTCCAGTGCCCCGATGAGACCGTTTCGGAATAA
- a CDS encoding excalibur calcium-binding domain-containing protein yields the protein MYKSLLLVAAAAAVFIYYKTHAPLENVGVDAEPQPIAVSIIAPTPEPVFRCEGKQHCSQMSSCAEARFYLKNCPAVKMDGDGDGIPCETPPLQCTF from the coding sequence ATGTACAAGAGCTTGCTGCTAGTCGCGGCCGCCGCGGCCGTTTTCATCTACTACAAAACTCACGCGCCGCTGGAAAATGTGGGGGTCGACGCCGAGCCACAGCCGATCGCGGTTTCGATTATTGCCCCAACGCCGGAACCAGTCTTCCGCTGCGAGGGCAAACAGCACTGTAGCCAGATGTCTTCCTGCGCGGAAGCCCGCTTCTACCTAAAGAACTGCCCAGCGGTGAAAATGGATGGCGATGGTGACGGCATTCCATGTGAGACGCCGCCTCTCCAGTGCACGTTTTGA
- a CDS encoding arylsulfatase, with the protein MKSDIRSILVLLRSVWCYASTCILVALTLTLIPTLAFAQTPATKPNIVVIFGDDIGLWNVGAYAHGIMGRTPNIDSLARDGALFTDHYGQPSCTAGRAAFITGQMPVRTGMTTIGIPGSMRGIQKEDPTLAEVLKTQGYATGQFGKNHLGDRNEFLPTVHGFDEWFGNLYHLNAEEEPEELDYPGQRNPEYLKKFGPRGVLHAWATSQDDSTTDPKFGRVGKQRIENTGPLTRKRMETFDAEVLQHTLNWMDRVGKDNKPFFLWFNSTAIHIWSHPQHQYVQKAVAEGRAEQDVVRARMIEHDEQVGKILNKLREMGVAENTIVIYTTDNGNELMMWPDGGYAPFRGEKGTTWEGGVRVPCLIRWPGKIPSGSDLNGVQNHEDLFVSLAAAAGLPTLKDDLLKGYRMSGTRYKAHLDGYNNLDYWMGKTDKSARREIIYYDETDLMAIRVDGWKMHIGVKKDGSWFNTKYYPSVPYIFNLLMDPLEKMDPESHEWGYAGRRFVGQKLWAPTAAVPFLDAHLKSMEEYPPRQGADTLSMKKAIDEAMKKMSTPNKGSN; encoded by the coding sequence ATGAAAAGTGATATTCGCAGCATACTGGTGCTGCTCCGCTCGGTGTGGTGCTACGCCTCCACATGCATTCTCGTTGCGCTGACTCTGACGCTGATCCCGACTCTCGCCTTTGCCCAGACGCCTGCCACGAAGCCAAACATTGTTGTCATCTTCGGCGACGATATTGGCCTCTGGAATGTGGGGGCATACGCACATGGCATCATGGGTCGGACTCCCAATATCGACAGCCTCGCCCGTGACGGCGCGCTCTTTACTGATCACTATGGCCAGCCCAGTTGCACCGCCGGGCGCGCAGCGTTCATCACAGGCCAAATGCCGGTGCGCACTGGCATGACGACGATCGGCATTCCGGGCTCCATGCGCGGCATCCAGAAGGAAGACCCCACGCTGGCCGAAGTGCTGAAGACTCAAGGTTATGCGACCGGTCAGTTCGGCAAGAACCATCTTGGCGACCGCAACGAGTTCCTGCCTACCGTGCACGGGTTCGACGAGTGGTTTGGAAACCTGTATCACCTGAACGCCGAAGAAGAACCGGAGGAGCTTGATTATCCGGGGCAACGCAACCCGGAATATCTAAAGAAGTTCGGGCCGCGTGGCGTACTTCACGCCTGGGCGACCAGCCAGGACGATTCGACCACCGATCCAAAGTTCGGCCGCGTCGGCAAACAGCGGATTGAGAATACCGGACCGCTCACGCGCAAGCGCATGGAAACCTTCGACGCCGAGGTCCTCCAACACACGCTCAACTGGATGGACCGGGTCGGCAAGGACAACAAGCCGTTCTTTCTCTGGTTCAATTCCACGGCGATACACATTTGGTCGCACCCACAGCATCAGTATGTGCAGAAGGCCGTTGCCGAGGGACGTGCAGAGCAGGACGTGGTGCGCGCCAGAATGATCGAGCATGACGAGCAAGTCGGGAAGATCCTCAACAAACTGCGTGAAATGGGCGTGGCTGAGAACACGATTGTCATCTACACCACCGATAACGGCAATGAACTGATGATGTGGCCGGACGGTGGCTACGCCCCGTTCCGAGGAGAGAAAGGCACCACTTGGGAAGGCGGCGTGCGGGTGCCCTGCTTGATTCGCTGGCCCGGCAAGATTCCATCAGGCTCAGATCTCAATGGGGTCCAGAATCACGAGGACTTGTTCGTATCGCTGGCCGCGGCAGCAGGTCTGCCCACGCTGAAGGACGACCTGCTAAAGGGTTATCGGATGAGTGGCACACGGTACAAGGCGCATCTGGATGGCTATAACAATCTCGACTACTGGATGGGCAAGACCGACAAATCCGCGCGACGCGAGATCATCTACTACGACGAGACGGATCTAATGGCCATTCGGGTTGACGGCTGGAAGATGCATATCGGTGTCAAGAAGGATGGAAGCTGGTTCAACACGAAGTACTACCCAAGCGTGCCGTACATTTTCAATCTGCTGATGGACCCGCTGGAGAAGATGGATCCGGAATCGCACGAATGGGGCTATGCGGGCCGACGCTTTGTCGGACAGAAGCTCTGGGCACCGACGGCAGCCGTGCCGTTCCTGGATGCTCACTTGAAGTCGATGGAAGAATATCCACCGCGCCAAGGTGCGGACACGCTCAGCATGAAGAAAGCGATCGACGAAGCAATGAAAAAAATGTCGACGCCGAATAAGGGCAGCAATTGA
- a CDS encoding GMC oxidoreductase, with protein sequence MSKTLLDQLYFRTLAEVSGERFDYIVIGAGAYGTSFAHKALALDPRCRVLLLEKGSFLIPEHIQNLPPTYIDLNQQAGTTPWAYTGTEKFMPQIPYAGGRALFWNAWVPQPPRLEMPDWPEASVESLTDQWLAAGRYLGRRYSLEAPGNANASLGAVMRERLFDGLDTIRNAIPAGNPASLDSAMATAQGGAGGEWSKFAPIAVLVADVQADAARLAVVSEAEVLRLARSGDRIVGIETTQGQLAVNDAQVILACNTLEAAFIVQRSAVGLPLVGKNLCGHIRSWLALRMPATEVPGCSDGLQVCAFYLPGQAADGRLLHTHITVAHNPTPALSYDVLYKVLPDASMAQTLTTYQDPAYVVVMLHTMGEFLGERSASSWNYAGVNDSGQAVVHVVMRPGDHAFWGEMDRTTFDVGRVLAGEAAVQYQQTDGSWLAEPPPSIRNSGLVHEAGTFWMGEDPAGSVTDINGTVHGLVNLHGVGSMLFPRPGSFNPTLTGIAQSFGLAQRLAGAR encoded by the coding sequence ATGAGCAAGACGCTGCTGGACCAGCTCTATTTCAGGACACTGGCCGAGGTGTCGGGCGAACGCTTCGACTACATCGTGATCGGCGCGGGGGCCTATGGCACCAGCTTCGCCCACAAGGCGCTGGCGCTCGATCCGCGATGCCGCGTGCTGCTGTTGGAAAAGGGCAGCTTCCTGATCCCGGAACACATCCAGAACCTGCCGCCCACCTACATCGACCTGAACCAGCAGGCTGGCACCACGCCGTGGGCGTACACCGGCACCGAGAAGTTCATGCCTCAGATCCCTTACGCAGGCGGCCGGGCGCTGTTCTGGAACGCATGGGTGCCCCAGCCGCCGCGCCTTGAAATGCCCGACTGGCCGGAAGCGTCGGTCGAAAGCCTCACTGACCAGTGGCTCGCGGCGGGCCGCTACCTGGGACGGCGCTACTCGCTGGAAGCCCCCGGCAATGCCAACGCTTCGCTCGGCGCGGTCATGCGCGAGCGCCTGTTCGACGGTCTCGATACCATCCGCAACGCCATCCCCGCCGGCAACCCCGCCTCGCTCGACTCGGCGATGGCCACGGCCCAGGGCGGTGCCGGCGGGGAATGGTCCAAGTTCGCGCCGATCGCGGTGCTGGTAGCCGACGTGCAGGCCGACGCGGCCCGCCTGGCCGTGGTCAGCGAAGCGGAGGTGCTTCGCCTCGCCCGCAGCGGCGACAGGATCGTCGGGATCGAAACGACGCAGGGCCAGCTCGCCGTCAACGATGCGCAGGTGATACTGGCGTGCAATACGCTGGAAGCGGCGTTCATCGTGCAGCGGTCTGCGGTCGGGCTGCCGCTGGTGGGCAAGAACCTGTGCGGGCACATCCGCTCGTGGCTGGCGCTGCGCATGCCCGCGACCGAGGTGCCGGGATGCTCCGACGGCCTGCAGGTGTGCGCGTTCTACCTGCCCGGCCAGGCAGCCGACGGTCGCCTGCTGCACACCCACATCACCGTGGCCCACAATCCGACGCCGGCACTCTCATACGACGTGCTCTACAAGGTCCTGCCCGATGCATCGATGGCGCAGACGCTCACCACATACCAGGACCCGGCATATGTCGTCGTCATGCTGCACACGATGGGCGAGTTCCTGGGCGAGCGCAGCGCAAGTTCGTGGAACTATGCCGGCGTCAATGACAGCGGCCAGGCCGTGGTGCACGTGGTGATGCGCCCCGGGGACCATGCGTTCTGGGGCGAAATGGACCGCACCACCTTCGACGTGGGCCGGGTGCTGGCCGGCGAGGCCGCCGTGCAGTACCAGCAAACCGACGGCTCGTGGTTAGCCGAGCCGCCGCCGTCGATCCGCAACAGCGGCCTGGTTCACGAGGCCGGCACGTTCTGGATGGGCGAAGATCCCGCCGGCTCGGTCACCGACATCAATGGCACCGTGCATGGCCTGGTCAACCTGCATGGCGTGGGCAGCATGCTGTTCCCGCGACCGGGCTCGTTCAATCCCACCCTGACCGGGATCGCCCAGTCGTTCGGGCTGGCGCAGCGACTGGCGGGGGCACGCTGA
- a CDS encoding nuclear transport factor 2 family protein, translating to MPDTQIQATLDKLGTAYRTQNLALALSTMDERVVWDISGPNDVPYCGVYYGHEGFSRFWWLLGTTVAFHEAGGHTTLYGDDVAVALGGECGSLRATNRTYHYDWAVEYRFGADARIVTMRQYWDPGRIHAALGSTLNWPGTK from the coding sequence ATGCCAGATACCCAGATACAAGCCACGCTGGACAAGCTCGGAACCGCCTACCGCACGCAGAATCTCGCGCTTGCGCTCTCCACCATGGACGAGCGCGTGGTGTGGGACATCAGCGGTCCCAACGACGTGCCGTACTGCGGCGTCTACTACGGCCACGAAGGCTTCTCCCGCTTCTGGTGGCTGCTCGGCACGACCGTGGCCTTCCATGAGGCCGGCGGGCACACCACGCTGTATGGCGATGACGTGGCCGTCGCGCTCGGCGGCGAGTGCGGCAGCTTGCGGGCCACGAACCGCACCTACCACTATGACTGGGCGGTGGAATACCGGTTCGGCGCCGACGCACGCATCGTCACCATGCGGCAGTACTGGGACCCGGGGCGTATCCATGCCGCCCTGGGTTCGACGCTCAACTGGCCCGGCACGAAATGA
- a CDS encoding ferritin-like domain-containing protein, whose protein sequence is MQATAAGAQEMQAIRQAYQDMEVGPLEQELEALRRFLQAALKLEHATLPPYMTALYSLYSLGAGVPWEVIEVYRSVLVEEMLHMVLAANVLNAIGGKPVTYGQEFMPDYPACLPYDVDNIEVSLLGFSRAAVEQALAIERPKRVDPARLRQLAHLTATGRLVNAAGVGTSAVPEVPPGMTIGEFYHFIEGKLRAVVARYGPARVFTGNVAHQIGPDIYYYEGAGNVVPVHDLDSAIEAMEVIRDQGEGASHGIWAGDRKMFHDFPEVAHYFRFNQLALGRLYVEGDTVASGPTGPTLEVPWEHASHIVANAKVSQYPAGSDVRAHADAFNRAYCSLLRSIDRAFNGQPNLLLGAVPLMLAIKDLAARLMRNPFPGREADGLHAAPTFEFVAVD, encoded by the coding sequence ATGCAAGCCACCGCCGCCGGCGCACAGGAAATGCAAGCCATCCGGCAGGCCTATCAGGACATGGAGGTGGGTCCGCTGGAGCAGGAGCTGGAAGCCCTGCGCCGTTTCCTGCAGGCCGCCCTCAAGCTGGAACACGCCACCCTGCCGCCATACATGACCGCGCTCTACTCGCTCTACTCGCTCGGCGCGGGAGTGCCGTGGGAAGTGATAGAAGTGTACCGCTCCGTGCTGGTGGAAGAGATGCTGCATATGGTGCTGGCCGCCAACGTGCTGAACGCCATCGGCGGCAAGCCGGTTACCTACGGGCAGGAATTCATGCCCGACTATCCAGCCTGCCTGCCGTACGACGTCGACAACATCGAGGTCAGCCTGCTGGGCTTCTCGCGCGCGGCGGTGGAGCAGGCGCTGGCAATCGAGCGGCCGAAGCGGGTCGATCCCGCCCGGCTGCGGCAGCTTGCGCACCTTACCGCCACCGGACGACTGGTCAATGCCGCCGGCGTCGGTACAAGTGCCGTGCCCGAGGTGCCACCGGGCATGACCATCGGTGAGTTCTACCACTTCATCGAAGGAAAGCTACGGGCAGTGGTGGCCAGATATGGCCCGGCACGGGTCTTCACCGGCAACGTGGCACATCAGATTGGCCCAGATATCTACTACTACGAGGGCGCGGGCAATGTCGTGCCGGTCCACGACCTCGACAGCGCCATCGAGGCCATGGAGGTGATCCGCGACCAGGGCGAAGGCGCGAGCCACGGTATCTGGGCTGGCGACCGCAAGATGTTCCACGACTTCCCGGAGGTGGCCCACTACTTCCGCTTCAACCAGCTCGCACTCGGCCGTCTCTACGTCGAGGGCGACACGGTTGCCTCGGGGCCGACCGGCCCGACGCTGGAAGTGCCGTGGGAGCACGCGTCGCACATCGTGGCCAACGCCAAGGTGAGCCAGTACCCCGCCGGCAGCGACGTGCGCGCGCACGCGGACGCGTTCAACAGGGCGTACTGCAGCCTGCTGCGCAGCATCGACCGCGCGTTCAATGGCCAGCCAAACCTGCTGCTGGGTGCGGTGCCGCTCATGCTCGCCATCAAGGACCTCGCCGCCCGCCTGATGCGCAATCCCTTCCCCGGGCGCGAAGCGGATGGGCTGCACGCGGCGCCCACGTTTGAATTCGTCGCCGTCGATTGA
- a CDS encoding GMC oxidoreductase produces the protein MPRQVRVDMMTEQLPSAANQVNVDPAFTDALGNFRPVIRYGVDNYTQAGLVFGRSFAQRVFRRHGIEDFTVFPPGDPGFFTHGSAGFVWSGVGHVARAHRMGTSAAHAVVDHRQKSWEHDNLYIVGCGSMPTLGTSNPTLTMSALNLRTAGFIDRGLDGI, from the coding sequence ATGCCCCGCCAGGTACGAGTCGACATGATGACCGAGCAGCTTCCGTCGGCGGCCAACCAGGTGAACGTCGACCCGGCCTTCACGGATGCGCTCGGCAACTTTCGTCCCGTGATCCGCTATGGGGTCGACAACTACACGCAGGCTGGCCTCGTATTCGGCCGCAGCTTCGCCCAACGCGTGTTCCGGCGGCACGGAATCGAGGACTTCACCGTGTTCCCGCCCGGCGATCCCGGCTTCTTCACGCACGGCAGCGCGGGATTCGTCTGGAGCGGTGTTGGCCACGTGGCCCGCGCGCACCGAATGGGGACGTCCGCGGCGCACGCGGTGGTGGACCACCGGCAGAAGTCGTGGGAGCACGACAACCTGTACATCGTCGGCTGCGGCAGCATGCCCACGCTGGGCACGTCCAATCCGACGCTGACCATGAGCGCGCTGAACCTGCGCACCGCCGGCTTCATCGATCGAGGCCTGGACGGGATCTGA